Within Lolium rigidum isolate FL_2022 chromosome 5, APGP_CSIRO_Lrig_0.1, whole genome shotgun sequence, the genomic segment TGTAGGTTGATCCTTTTAATTTAATACCGAGGTCGATGTCGCCGCGTCCCCATCCCCACTCTAGTAGTCCCCGCTTCAACTTCGAGCAGTAGAGACCGCAAACCCTCCAAGCGCCGATGACAAAGAAGGGCTTGTGCCTGTAGAAGAAGGGCGGTTGCAACAACCATGAGGCCAGGTCCTCCTCTGAGCGCCGCCATTGAGGGTTGCCACCGCCTTCACGCCAGCGGGTCTACGCCAGCGTGGACGTGGCCTGCATGTACTAGAAGCAAAAGTAGATGGTGCCACCTACGCCACTCTAGCCGTCATCGGCGCCGTTTATCATCACCATCAGTGACGGCGAGTATGTTTAGGCCACTAAACctagctagggtttgcatttatCTGTTTTAGTTGttattatatatttttgttttttcGGCCCTATGTAAATGATGTGTCTATATGCaatatgaaatgaaaaaatgCAACCCGCTGTAGGTTCATGTTCATCCTCGCAGCAAACGGAAAGGAGAGGACACAGCCCCATTTTCTATCTGCAGGGAAAACTGATCAAAACATACTTGTGTTGTGCGAAATAAATCGGTGCCCAGCATCGGAACTGTTTCTGGGAAGTTCCCACGGAGCAGGTATCATTGCTGCCGTAATCCTGTAGAGAATACGTTACATTCCACATCGGTGTACAGGTAACGAGGTACGCGACGTACGTAGATGGTCCTCCCGCGGCCCCGCGCTGAAATACCGGTTGGTCGACCGGAATTTGGGCAGAGCCTGGATCTCTCTCCGCCGGTGCTGATCCATCCAGCGATCTCGCCTTCAGCCGTCGCTGTCGCGGCCATTATGCTCCGACCATAAACTTGGGCGAGGAATGATCGATCGATCCACGAATGGATGAGGATGGCAAACGCACACTAACTCGCTCGCTCGATCGCTTGTCCCGGCCGGCAGGCAGGCACCCATCGTCTCCGGCGCAACCACCTCCAACGCTGACATGCTGTTATGTCGTATTAATTCCCCGCACTTTGCGTATGTAGCTGAGCCTGAAACAGCTGAAACGGAAGAAGCTTCACGTGGTTCCCCTCCCTCACGCGACGCAGGTATCTTCCAACCACCAGAGCACCGCAATAGAAAACGCCCCGCTAACCGCTCGATCGCCTACCCATCCATGATCCATCCATCCATATATACTATAGTTCATGAATTGATTGAGACCTGGTTAGTAGTAGGAGCGAGCGAGAGCCGCTAAGAATACGCATCCCAACAAGACGaaccgaggaagaagacgaccgagcaggagcaggaggaagAGGATAGTACAATATTGAGCTTCGTCGCGCGCGGAAAGAGCTTTTTGGTACTAGGTGTTTGTACtttgttcagtagcttcctctacCGGCCGCTGGCTGACTTCTTCGAGGGATCTTTTGTTTCTTTTCCGGTTTGGTAGCTTCCTCCTCTACCGGCTGCCTGATTGTTCCGTCCCAACTGATTCATCTAGGTATATAGCTATCTGGGATCGTGCTAGTGGATATATAGGCGCGTATTTCTTTTTCCGGGTTTTGTCGTGGATGAGTGCTGTGTTGGTGCGGGAGGGAGGAgcatggcgccggtgaagaggttaGGCTGGTCGTTTCTTGCCCACGAGATCAAGAGCAGCGGTGGTTTCCTGGGCGCTTCGACATCTCACGCGTCCGCGCCGGCTGTATCGCCGCCGGCAGCCGTCGCGAGGCCGGACGCccggccgtcggcggcggcggccaggatcACGCCCGCGGTGTTGTTCATCACGGTGGTGCTGGCCGTGGTGCTGCTCGCGTCCGGGCTGCTCCacgtcctgcgccgcctcttcatcAAGACCCACCGTGCCAATGCCAGGGCGGAGGCCGTGGAGCGGCAGCTGCAGCAGCTGTTCCACCTCCACGAGGCCGGCGCCGGCCCCGGGCTCGACCAGGCCTCCATCGACGCGTTTCCAGCCTTCGCCTACGCCGAGCTTTCCGCCGCCACCGGCGCCAAGGGCGGAAGGCAGTTCGACTGCGCCGTCTGCCTCAGCGAGTTCGCCGCCGACGACCGCCTCCGCCTGCTCCCGCCCTGCGGCCACGCGTTCCACGTCGGCTGCATCGACACCTGGCTCGCCTCCAGCGCCACCTGCCCGCTCTGCCGCACCATGCTCTCGGCCGGCGCGCTCGCCGCCGCGGCGGGGGACGCCGCTGCTGCTGAGCCGGACATCGAGGAGCAGAAGCTGGAGGACGCGCCCAAGGAACCCGTCACGCTCCCTGTCAGGCTCGGCCGGTTCAAGAACGTGCAGGGCAGCGCCACCGCCGACGGCGAGACGGGCACCAGCAGCCGCCTCGACGGGCGGAGGTGCTTCTCCATGGCCTCCTCCTACCAGTACGTGCTGGCCGACGACAGCCTCGTGGTGTCCGTGCGCTGGCGGCCCGGCGATGGCAGCGCGGCCATGCGTCCGGGCGCGGCTGCGGCGAGCGGCGACGAACAGGGCAAGAAGGTCTGCGCCGTCAGCCGGGGCGACAGCTTCTCGGTGTCCAAGATCTGGCAGTGGCGCCGCAGCGGCGGCAGGCGGCTCCCTGGCCTCCGCGCCGGCTCCGCGTCCCCGACGGACGACGCCCCGCCGTGGGCGTCGCCGCCGAGGACGAGGCAAGAAACCGACTCCTGATCATGACAGAATCTACATTGCACAGCAGTAATCTACACACACACATACAGACAGACATGTATGTCTTCCTGTGCCTTTTGTTGATCATCGAGCTTGTAATGAGCATTTCTTGATAGGGTTTTGCTGGTGATTAATCGGTGATCTCTTATGCCATTTTGGTTCATCTTTTTTGCCTGCCTACAACCatgtacaa encodes:
- the LOC124654686 gene encoding RING-H2 finger protein ATL46-like, whose protein sequence is MAPVKRLGWSFLAHEIKSSGGFLGASTSHASAPAVSPPAAVARPDARPSAAAARITPAVLFITVVLAVVLLASGLLHVLRRLFIKTHRANARAEAVERQLQQLFHLHEAGAGPGLDQASIDAFPAFAYAELSAATGAKGGRQFDCAVCLSEFAADDRLRLLPPCGHAFHVGCIDTWLASSATCPLCRTMLSAGALAAAAGDAAAAEPDIEEQKLEDAPKEPVTLPVRLGRFKNVQGSATADGETGTSSRLDGRRCFSMASSYQYVLADDSLVVSVRWRPGDGSAAMRPGAAAASGDEQGKKVCAVSRGDSFSVSKIWQWRRSGGRRLPGLRAGSASPTDDAPPWASPPRTRQETDS